In the genome of Hymenobacter taeanensis, one region contains:
- a CDS encoding TIGR04283 family arsenosugar biosynthesis glycosyltransferase — protein MPPDAFYIPVSHANSPSSAAAPALVSIIIPTYNEAPGIAGLLGHLRAAAGPGEAVEILVADCNSPDGTAQLARQAGARVVTCARKGRAAQLNAGAAAAEGSILYFLHADTYPPPDFLTHIRAAVAAGAGSGCFRLRFNDTHWFLRANAWCTRFDIDLIRFGDQSLFVQRPVFAQAGGFREDLLVMEDQEIIGRLRKAGPFRVLPQAVETSARKYHDNGVFRLQGLFTLIAVLHWLGVSQARLVRLYRRFIRQGKM, from the coding sequence TTGCCTCCTGACGCATTCTATATTCCCGTGAGCCACGCCAACTCTCCGTCCTCGGCTGCGGCGCCGGCCCTGGTGAGCATCATCATCCCAACTTACAACGAGGCTCCCGGCATTGCCGGGCTGCTAGGCCACCTGCGGGCAGCTGCCGGCCCCGGCGAGGCAGTAGAAATACTGGTGGCCGACTGCAACAGCCCCGATGGCACCGCCCAGCTTGCCCGGCAGGCCGGTGCCCGAGTTGTAACCTGTGCCCGTAAGGGCCGGGCGGCTCAGCTAAACGCGGGTGCGGCGGCGGCTGAGGGCAGCATCCTGTACTTCTTGCACGCCGATACGTACCCGCCCCCTGACTTTCTAACCCATATTCGGGCGGCCGTGGCGGCCGGCGCTGGCAGTGGCTGCTTTCGGCTCCGCTTCAACGATACCCACTGGTTTCTGCGCGCCAACGCCTGGTGTACCCGCTTTGATATTGACCTGATTCGGTTCGGCGACCAAAGTCTGTTTGTGCAGCGCCCGGTGTTCGCGCAAGCCGGTGGCTTTCGGGAAGACCTGCTGGTTATGGAGGACCAGGAAATTATTGGCCGCCTGCGGAAGGCGGGGCCGTTTCGGGTGTTGCCACAGGCCGTAGAAACCTCCGCCCGCAAGTACCATGATAATGGCGTGTTCCGGCTGCAGGGCCTTTTTACCCTCATTGCCGTGTTGCATTGGCTGGGCGTATCGCAGGCCCGGTTAGTACGCCTCTACCGCCGGTTTATTCGGCAGGGCAAAATGTAG
- a CDS encoding ABC transporter ATP-binding protein — protein sequence MTSSPPTAIQAHQLSKRYGSHTVVQNVSFELPAGETLVLLGPSGCGKTTLLRMLNRLVEPDSGHVAIHGQDVRTQPAAELRRGIGYVIQQVGLLPHYTVAENVGVVPRLLGHAPDQVTTRTQELLERLHLPPDRFAGQYPHQLSGGQQQRVGLARALAADPPIILLDEPFGALDPITRASIRREFRELEELRRKTVVLVTHDVTEAFELADRIMLLNAGQVQQLGTPRELLFRPANDFVRTFFEAEQLSLQLRTLRLADVLAHIGSGHEKPAINNYISTDNTLPLSASVQQAIEVLSALAANQPNPAEETVAWVESEKPSPAATLLPLTMPGLMTAFGQALQQAHTV from the coding sequence GTGACCTCTTCCCCTCCCACTGCCATTCAAGCCCACCAGCTCAGCAAGCGCTACGGCTCCCACACGGTGGTGCAGAACGTTTCATTTGAGCTCCCCGCTGGTGAAACGCTCGTGCTGCTGGGGCCCAGCGGCTGCGGCAAAACCACACTGCTGCGTATGCTTAACCGTTTGGTAGAGCCCGATTCCGGGCACGTAGCCATTCATGGGCAGGATGTACGTACCCAGCCGGCCGCCGAGCTACGCCGCGGCATTGGCTACGTGATTCAGCAGGTAGGCCTGCTGCCCCACTACACCGTGGCCGAAAACGTGGGAGTAGTGCCGCGGCTGCTAGGCCACGCGCCCGACCAGGTTACTACCCGCACCCAGGAGTTGTTGGAGCGGCTGCACCTGCCCCCCGATCGGTTTGCCGGACAGTACCCGCACCAACTCTCCGGCGGGCAGCAGCAACGGGTTGGGCTGGCCCGGGCCCTGGCTGCCGACCCTCCCATCATTCTACTGGATGAGCCCTTCGGGGCCCTCGACCCCATAACCCGCGCCAGCATCAGAAGGGAGTTTCGGGAGCTGGAAGAACTGCGGCGCAAGACCGTGGTACTGGTGACTCACGATGTAACCGAGGCCTTTGAATTAGCCGACCGGATTATGCTCCTGAATGCCGGTCAGGTGCAGCAATTAGGCACTCCACGTGAGCTGCTATTCCGGCCAGCCAATGATTTTGTGCGCACCTTCTTTGAGGCCGAGCAACTCTCCTTACAACTACGCACACTCCGGCTGGCTGACGTATTGGCACACATCGGTTCTGGGCACGAAAAACCAGCAATAAACAATTACATATCAACCGATAACACACTTCCACTTAGTGCTTCAGTTCAACAAGCTATTGAAGTACTAAGCGCTTTGGCGGCCAATCAACCTAACCCTGCCGAAGAAACAGTGGCGTGGGTTGAGTCAGAAAAACCAAGCCCCGCAGCAACCCTTCTGCCCCTTACGATGCCCGGGCTTATGACGGCTTTTGGCCAGGCTCTCCAACAGGCGCATACTGTATGA
- a CDS encoding sensor histidine kinase, whose translation MRLEAKLALFNALSKLLLVLLGAVVIPPVVSRVAVGHTDQRLLEKQAEVMQLIRRNGISAFVKGEAYADYNILKQEYITLTPLPATTEPPGMHRIFDEPRQVDNEIEDFRILSYNFNINQKEYRLEIGSSLATVELLTDTLRHMALWVLVIGALITVCTDAAFAHYLLRPLRQLILRKLEGVHHPSAFSYTPLETDTADFRRLDESLNEMMRKIQSAFEKEREFMSNVSHELLTPVSILQSRFENMLQDPELGHAHSLKIVDSQKTLYRLRNTVKTLLLIANIENEQYLREDTVSVATVLAEVTNELEDRLAQRELHLLEDLQPDYVLLKANRTLLFTLLFNLISNAIKYNNWGGSITVVGRPHQGGGYTVSVTDTGPGIAPENIPHLFDRFRRFQKGASAPEGYGLGLPIAKTIAEFHKATLTVESEVGKGTTFSLRFK comes from the coding sequence ATGCGTTTAGAGGCTAAGCTTGCCCTGTTTAATGCCCTCTCAAAGCTGCTGCTGGTGTTATTGGGTGCCGTAGTAATTCCGCCGGTGGTAAGCCGCGTGGCGGTAGGCCACACCGATCAGCGCCTGCTGGAGAAGCAAGCGGAAGTAATGCAGCTCATCCGGCGCAATGGTATCTCGGCGTTTGTGAAGGGAGAGGCCTACGCCGACTACAACATTCTGAAGCAGGAGTACATTACGCTCACTCCGCTGCCCGCAACCACCGAGCCGCCAGGCATGCACCGCATTTTCGACGAGCCCCGGCAGGTAGACAATGAGATTGAGGATTTCCGGATTCTGAGCTACAATTTCAATATCAACCAGAAAGAGTACCGCCTGGAAATTGGCTCCTCACTGGCCACCGTGGAGCTGCTCACGGACACGCTGCGCCACATGGCCCTGTGGGTACTGGTAATTGGGGCCCTGATTACAGTATGTACTGATGCGGCTTTTGCGCATTACCTGCTACGCCCCCTGCGCCAGCTGATTCTGCGCAAGCTGGAAGGCGTGCACCACCCCTCCGCCTTCTCCTACACTCCGCTCGAGACGGACACTGCCGACTTCCGGCGCCTGGATGAGAGCCTGAACGAGATGATGCGCAAGATTCAGTCGGCGTTTGAGAAGGAGCGCGAGTTTATGTCAAACGTATCGCATGAGTTGCTGACCCCGGTGAGCATCCTGCAGTCGCGGTTTGAGAACATGCTCCAGGACCCTGAGCTGGGCCACGCGCACTCACTCAAGATCGTTGACTCGCAGAAGACCCTTTACCGCCTGCGCAATACCGTTAAGACCCTCTTGCTCATTGCCAACATCGAGAATGAGCAGTACCTGCGCGAAGACACGGTATCGGTTGCTACCGTGCTGGCCGAGGTAACTAACGAGCTGGAAGACCGGCTGGCCCAGCGGGAGCTGCACCTACTGGAAGATCTGCAGCCCGATTACGTGCTGCTCAAGGCCAACCGCACCTTGCTGTTTACGCTCCTGTTTAACCTGATCAGCAACGCCATTAAGTACAACAACTGGGGCGGCAGCATTACGGTAGTGGGCCGCCCGCATCAAGGGGGTGGCTACACGGTTTCGGTTACGGATACCGGGCCTGGCATTGCCCCCGAAAACATACCGCATTTATTTGACCGTTTCCGGCGGTTCCAGAAGGGCGCTTCTGCCCCCGAAGGGTACGGCCTAGGCCTGCCCATTGCCAAAACCATTGCTGAGTTTCATAAGGCAACCCTCACCGTAGAGTCAGAAGTGGGCAAGGGCACAACGTTCAGCTTACGCTTTAAATAA
- a CDS encoding response regulator transcription factor — MHVLIVEDEKSLHQEVQQFLLQSQYLVDSAFTFAEASEKIFVNSYDFVLLDLGLPDGDGLELLREARQNDKQEASFIILTARGALDDRIRGLDLGADDYLPKPFSLLELQSRMQAIMRRKFGLKRQEMLFGDGFQLDATGRTLRYNGQDVSLTKKEFDLLHYLLLHKNRVLTRLQLGEHLWGNVLEDDSDSNYIDVHIKNIRKKLSQFAPADFLETVRGIGYRVAEPS; from the coding sequence ATGCACGTTCTTATTGTAGAAGACGAAAAAAGCCTGCACCAGGAAGTGCAGCAGTTTCTACTGCAGTCTCAGTACCTCGTCGACTCGGCCTTCACCTTTGCGGAGGCTTCCGAGAAGATCTTTGTGAACAGTTACGACTTTGTGCTGCTTGACCTGGGCCTGCCCGATGGTGACGGCCTGGAGCTGCTGCGCGAGGCCCGCCAGAACGACAAGCAGGAGGCCTCCTTCATCATCCTGACGGCCCGCGGCGCCCTCGATGACCGAATCAGGGGCCTAGATTTGGGCGCTGATGATTATCTGCCCAAACCTTTCTCGCTGCTGGAGCTGCAAAGCCGCATGCAGGCCATTATGCGCCGCAAGTTTGGCCTGAAACGCCAGGAAATGCTGTTCGGTGATGGGTTCCAGCTGGATGCCACGGGCCGCACGTTACGCTACAATGGACAAGATGTGTCGCTGACCAAAAAGGAGTTTGATTTGCTCCACTATCTGCTGCTGCATAAAAACCGCGTGCTTACGCGCCTGCAGTTAGGTGAGCACCTATGGGGCAACGTGCTGGAAGACGATTCCGACTCCAATTACATTGATGTGCACATCAAGAATATTCGTAAAAAGCTCAGCCAGTTTGCTCCCGCCGACTTTCTGGAAACCGTGCGAGGTATTGGTTACCGCGTAGCCGAGCCCAGCTAA
- a CDS encoding DUF1028 domain-containing protein, whose protein sequence is MKKVLLSLLPVLWLGIVKPAVAQVYTASDPLAHTYSIVARDPQTGDFAVAVQSHWFSVGTSVSWAEAGVGAVATQSFTNKSFGPRGLALLKSGKSAQEALDELLRTDEGRDVRQVAIVDNQGRVATHTGAKCIDMAGHRQGSQFSVQANMMLNNTVPAAMQKAYEQNAKLPFAERVVSALQAAQAAGGDIRGRQSAALLVVRAKATDAPWTDRLIDLRVDDAAEPLRELSRLLSLHRAYEHMNAGDLAVEKNDVPGAIREYEAAEKLFPQNLEMKYWHAISLANKQQVPAALKLLAPIFKQDPNWRTLTQRLPKVGLLTVTDAELKQILALK, encoded by the coding sequence ATGAAAAAAGTTCTTCTTAGCCTGCTGCCCGTTCTTTGGCTGGGCATAGTTAAGCCCGCTGTTGCCCAGGTATATACCGCCTCCGACCCGCTGGCGCATACCTACTCTATTGTAGCCCGCGACCCGCAAACCGGCGACTTTGCCGTGGCCGTGCAAAGCCACTGGTTTTCAGTGGGCACATCCGTCAGTTGGGCTGAGGCCGGAGTAGGCGCCGTGGCTACGCAGTCTTTCACCAACAAATCATTTGGCCCGCGCGGCCTGGCCCTGCTGAAAAGTGGTAAGTCGGCCCAGGAGGCCCTTGATGAGCTGCTGCGCACGGATGAAGGCCGCGACGTTCGGCAGGTAGCCATAGTCGATAACCAAGGGCGTGTGGCTACTCATACCGGTGCTAAGTGCATTGATATGGCTGGGCACCGCCAAGGCAGTCAGTTTTCGGTGCAGGCTAATATGATGCTCAACAATACGGTGCCCGCCGCCATGCAGAAAGCGTATGAGCAAAATGCCAAGTTGCCCTTCGCTGAGCGGGTGGTATCGGCGCTACAGGCTGCCCAGGCCGCTGGCGGCGACATACGGGGGCGGCAGTCGGCGGCCCTGCTGGTGGTGCGCGCCAAAGCCACTGATGCCCCCTGGACCGACCGCCTCATTGACCTGCGCGTAGATGATGCCGCCGAGCCCCTGCGCGAGCTAAGCCGCCTGCTGAGCTTACACCGGGCCTATGAGCACATGAATGCCGGTGACCTGGCCGTGGAGAAAAACGACGTGCCGGGCGCCATCCGGGAGTATGAAGCCGCCGAAAAGCTTTTCCCACAAAACCTGGAAATGAAGTACTGGCACGCCATCAGCCTGGCCAATAAGCAACAGGTACCCGCTGCCCTCAAACTGCTGGCTCCTATTTTCAAGCAAGACCCTAACTGGCGCACGCTCACGCAACGCCTTCCCAAAGTAGGCCTGCTGACCGTTACTGATGCGGAGCTGAAACAGATACTGGCCCTTAAATAG
- a CDS encoding glycine betaine ABC transporter substrate-binding protein, with product MNTLTELLAFWHAQADKLGQQTLQHIGLTAASLLLGVLLGVPLGLLVTRRPKLAPWVLGGASILQTIPSIALLGFLIPALGIGPGPAIFALFLYALLPIVRNTVAGIQGVDAAVVDAARGLGLTDKQVLRRVELPLALPVLFAGIRTAAVINVGVATLAAYIAAGGLGEFIFGGIALNNPAMILAGAIPAAALALAFDGALALLQRQPVRRLVRVGQALLLVLPILAGLYLLPRATSRLLAGFSPEFVGRADGLPGLQQKYGLRTASVVLAPALVYEAAHQGDVDVIDGYSTDGRIRAYDLRVLRDDRQAFPPYQAAPVVRAETLAQHPELTPVLAKLEGQISDSVMTELNYRVDYLHETPRAVAHAFLHQRGLWHDPLPVAGGTIRLGSKIFAEQYILAEMYEALIRGYTGLDVDSKTGLGGTSICFEALRAGSIDLYPEYTGTGLLVVLQPAQAAIDSLGGRPGAVLAYVRQEFRRRYGLEWLAPLGFNNTYALLMRRQQAEQLGIASVSELSAFLRK from the coding sequence ATGAATACGCTCACCGAACTCCTGGCTTTCTGGCACGCTCAAGCCGATAAGCTAGGCCAGCAAACCCTCCAGCACATCGGCCTAACGGCCGCTTCCCTCCTGCTTGGCGTACTGCTTGGCGTGCCCCTAGGCCTACTAGTTACGCGCCGCCCTAAGCTGGCTCCCTGGGTGCTAGGCGGCGCCAGTATCCTGCAAACCATACCCAGCATTGCCTTGTTAGGCTTCCTGATTCCGGCATTAGGGATTGGGCCAGGGCCCGCCATTTTTGCGTTGTTCCTGTATGCGCTGCTGCCCATTGTGCGTAATACCGTAGCGGGCATTCAGGGCGTGGATGCGGCTGTGGTGGATGCCGCCCGCGGCCTGGGCCTGACCGATAAACAGGTGCTGCGCCGGGTAGAGTTGCCGCTGGCCTTACCCGTGTTGTTTGCGGGTATTCGCACGGCAGCCGTAATCAACGTGGGCGTAGCTACCCTGGCCGCGTACATAGCGGCGGGTGGCCTAGGCGAATTCATATTCGGGGGTATTGCCCTGAATAACCCTGCCATGATTTTGGCCGGTGCAATTCCGGCCGCAGCGCTGGCATTGGCTTTTGATGGTGCCCTAGCACTGTTGCAACGCCAGCCGGTGCGGCGGTTGGTGCGCGTAGGCCAGGCTCTGCTACTCGTGCTGCCCATTTTGGCGGGGCTGTACCTGCTGCCGCGCGCCACCAGCCGCCTGCTAGCCGGGTTCAGCCCGGAGTTTGTGGGCCGGGCCGATGGCTTGCCGGGGCTGCAGCAGAAGTATGGCCTCCGCACGGCCTCAGTAGTGCTGGCCCCGGCGTTGGTGTATGAGGCGGCCCACCAGGGCGATGTTGACGTCATTGACGGCTACTCCACCGATGGGCGCATCAGGGCCTACGACCTGCGCGTGCTGCGTGACGACCGCCAAGCCTTCCCACCTTACCAGGCGGCGCCCGTGGTGCGGGCCGAAACCTTGGCTCAGCACCCGGAGCTAACACCGGTGCTGGCCAAGCTGGAAGGGCAGATTTCTGACTCTGTGATGACGGAGCTTAACTACCGCGTTGACTATCTGCACGAAACTCCCCGGGCCGTAGCCCACGCCTTTCTGCACCAGCGGGGCCTGTGGCACGACCCATTGCCGGTGGCCGGTGGTACTATCCGGCTGGGTTCCAAGATCTTTGCCGAGCAGTACATTCTGGCTGAGATGTACGAAGCGCTTATTCGGGGCTACACCGGCCTCGATGTGGATTCTAAAACTGGCCTAGGAGGCACCAGTATTTGCTTTGAGGCCCTGCGCGCCGGCTCCATCGACCTCTACCCCGAGTACACAGGCACAGGGCTGCTGGTGGTGCTGCAGCCTGCGCAAGCGGCTATTGACTCGCTAGGCGGCCGGCCGGGGGCAGTACTGGCCTACGTGCGGCAAGAATTCAGGCGGCGCTACGGGCTGGAATGGCTGGCACCTTTGGGCTTCAATAACACTTACGCCCTGCTTATGCGCCGCCAGCAGGCTGAGCAGTTAGGCATTGCCTCGGTTTCAGAGTTGAGTGCCTTCCTTCGCAAGTAA
- a CDS encoding histidine phosphatase family protein: protein MKNLLNPLCWLLPLVTLLSSCGGSAHLRSVGSPTTVYIARHAEKDPTPGLADPALTEVGQQRAQALREELTKAPKPVSVIFSTNTLRTRTTAMPLATQLQVPVEVYDARQLPALAARIRRDYPGKAVLVVGHSNTILETVEALGAPRPVPTVADNEYNYFLEVTMPRDSTKTPTAVARRYGAGK from the coding sequence ATGAAAAACCTCCTGAACCCATTGTGTTGGTTGCTGCCACTCGTAACCCTGCTAAGCAGCTGCGGCGGCTCGGCGCACTTGCGCTCCGTTGGTAGCCCCACTACCGTATATATAGCTCGGCACGCCGAGAAAGACCCAACGCCTGGCCTCGCCGACCCAGCCCTGACCGAGGTAGGGCAGCAACGGGCGCAGGCCTTGCGTGAAGAGCTCACAAAAGCACCCAAGCCAGTGTCTGTCATCTTCAGCACTAACACTCTCCGGACCCGCACTACGGCCATGCCGCTGGCCACCCAGTTGCAGGTTCCAGTTGAGGTGTATGATGCCCGCCAGCTGCCCGCTCTGGCTGCCCGCATCCGGCGCGACTACCCTGGTAAGGCCGTGTTGGTAGTAGGCCACTCCAACACCATTCTTGAAACGGTAGAGGCCCTTGGTGCGCCGCGGCCCGTGCCCACCGTTGCCGACAACGAGTACAATTACTTCCTGGAGGTGACCATGCCCCGGGACTCTACTAAGACTCCTACCGCCGTTGCGCGCCGCTACGGTGCCGGCAAATAA
- a CDS encoding 2'-5' RNA ligase family protein, translated as MDLYLVAVLPPEPVLGQVWALKQEVHERTGSRNAIRLPPHITLIPPTRQATGFEAQATAVLSEFARNHSPCNVGLHNFSWFGTRTLFVRVVETQQLLVLHAALQTWCSEQLPTITPEKRSFTPHMTLATRDLPPAAVPALQEEFSRREYQAAFLIKELYLFKHNGQNWENIEQFPLDYVAG; from the coding sequence ATGGATTTGTATTTGGTAGCTGTGCTTCCTCCTGAACCCGTGCTAGGCCAGGTGTGGGCCTTGAAACAAGAGGTGCATGAGCGCACTGGAAGCCGTAATGCTATCCGGCTGCCTCCGCATATTACCCTCATTCCGCCTACTCGCCAGGCTACCGGGTTTGAGGCTCAGGCCACGGCGGTCTTATCAGAATTTGCCAGGAACCACTCACCATGTAATGTCGGCCTCCATAATTTTTCCTGGTTTGGGACGCGTACCCTGTTTGTTAGGGTGGTTGAAACACAGCAACTCTTAGTGCTACACGCCGCTTTGCAAACGTGGTGCAGTGAGCAATTGCCCACCATTACGCCTGAAAAAAGGTCCTTTACGCCCCACATGACGCTTGCAACCCGTGATTTGCCGCCAGCCGCAGTGCCCGCGTTACAAGAAGAATTTAGCCGCCGTGAATATCAAGCTGCCTTTCTAATAAAAGAGCTTTATTTATTTAAGCATAACGGTCAAAATTGGGAAAATATAGAGCAATTCCCGTTAGACTATGTAGCTGGCTAG
- a CDS encoding M20/M25/M40 family metallo-hydrolase, with protein sequence MRISSLCRSVLLAAMLPAVPLVATAQSARINTIDSLNIRKIYDEALAHGQSYANLRELTGTIGGRLSGSPEAEKAVQWGKATMEKMGLDRVYLQEVMVPHWVRGAKEKAQARGAKGKGIMLNVCALGGSVGTNGKLKAQVIEVQSMQELAALPADQVKGKFVFFNRPMNPLYIETGRAYGEAGDQRRSGAAEAAKRGAVGALVRSLSLAHDDFPHTGTMRYEDGVTQVPAAALSTNGADELSQLLKADKTLTVELEMSCQTLPEVKSYNVVGEIKGTKYPDEIITVGGHLDSWDLAQGAHDDGTGCVQSMEVLRLLKASGLRPERTVRAVLFMNEENGTRGGNKYAELAKSAGEKHLAAMESDGGALRRVASTLRPMPLLYAKCSSGSPFSCRTVAVSLRPVTPAPISAP encoded by the coding sequence ATGCGCATTTCTTCCCTTTGCCGCAGTGTACTGCTGGCGGCCATGTTGCCGGCCGTGCCGCTGGTGGCTACGGCCCAGTCGGCCCGCATCAACACCATTGATTCACTCAACATCCGTAAAATCTACGATGAGGCCCTGGCCCACGGGCAAAGCTATGCTAACCTCAGGGAGCTTACGGGCACCATTGGGGGGCGCCTGAGTGGCTCGCCCGAGGCCGAAAAGGCAGTGCAGTGGGGGAAAGCCACTATGGAGAAAATGGGCCTCGACCGGGTGTACCTGCAGGAGGTAATGGTGCCTCACTGGGTGCGTGGCGCGAAGGAAAAAGCGCAGGCGCGCGGGGCCAAAGGCAAGGGCATAATGCTTAACGTGTGCGCCCTGGGTGGCTCTGTGGGTACCAATGGCAAGCTCAAGGCGCAGGTTATAGAAGTGCAAAGCATGCAGGAGCTGGCTGCGCTGCCAGCTGACCAGGTTAAGGGCAAATTTGTGTTTTTTAATCGGCCCATGAACCCGCTGTATATTGAAACGGGCCGGGCCTACGGAGAGGCCGGCGACCAGCGCCGGAGCGGAGCCGCCGAAGCGGCCAAGCGCGGAGCAGTAGGTGCGCTCGTACGCAGTCTGTCCCTGGCCCACGACGATTTCCCGCACACCGGTACTATGCGCTATGAGGATGGCGTAACTCAGGTGCCGGCCGCTGCCCTGAGCACCAACGGTGCCGATGAGCTTAGCCAACTGCTGAAAGCCGATAAAACGCTGACGGTAGAGCTGGAAATGAGCTGCCAGACCCTACCCGAGGTAAAAAGCTATAATGTGGTAGGAGAGATAAAGGGTACTAAGTACCCCGATGAAATAATTACCGTGGGCGGCCACCTCGACTCCTGGGACCTGGCCCAGGGCGCCCACGACGATGGCACTGGCTGCGTGCAGAGCATGGAGGTGCTACGCCTATTGAAAGCTAGTGGCCTACGCCCTGAACGAACGGTAAGAGCGGTGCTGTTTATGAATGAAGAGAACGGCACCCGCGGTGGTAATAAGTATGCGGAGCTGGCAAAGAGCGCCGGGGAGAAGCACTTGGCCGCTATGGAATCGGATGGGGGGGCTTTACGCCGCGTGGCTTCAACATTGAGGCCGATGCCGCTACTGTACGCAAAGTGCAGCAGTGGGAGCCCCTTTTCGTGCCGTACGGTAGCGGTGAGTTTACGCCCGGTCACGCCGGCACCGATATCGGCCCCCTGA
- the surE gene encoding 5'/3'-nucleotidase SurE — protein MPVTAPARKPLILISNDDGITAPGIATLVRVMSRIGEVVVVAPNSPQSGMGHAITIGHPLRLDASTIFEGIEAYECSGTPADCVKLAKHFVLRDRSPDLVVSGINHGSNSSVNVLYSGTMSAAIEAAIEGLPAIGFSLCEYGHDADFSHTEPWIEHLTRQALEHGIPQGTALNINIPKNSETPIAGARVCRQARAKWQEDFDLRHDPHRRPYYWLIGEFVNLDKGTDTDEWALANNYISIVPCQFDLTALHAIGEMNSQWDLSTTVPANAQPAPTQGSATPAPGESAEGLG, from the coding sequence TTGCCCGTGACTGCACCCGCCCGCAAGCCCCTGATTCTGATATCCAACGACGACGGCATTACGGCCCCTGGCATTGCCACGCTGGTGCGCGTGATGAGTCGCATTGGCGAGGTAGTAGTAGTGGCTCCTAACTCGCCCCAGTCGGGGATGGGGCACGCTATTACCATTGGCCACCCGCTCCGCCTCGATGCCAGTACTATTTTTGAGGGCATTGAGGCCTACGAGTGCAGCGGCACCCCCGCCGACTGCGTGAAGCTGGCCAAGCACTTTGTGCTGCGCGACCGGAGCCCCGACCTGGTAGTCTCAGGCATCAACCACGGCTCAAACTCCTCCGTGAATGTGCTGTACTCCGGCACTATGTCGGCGGCCATTGAGGCGGCTATTGAGGGGCTGCCTGCCATTGGGTTCTCGCTTTGCGAATACGGCCACGATGCCGATTTCTCTCACACTGAACCCTGGATTGAGCACCTGACCCGGCAGGCCCTGGAGCACGGGATACCGCAGGGTACAGCCCTGAACATCAATATTCCCAAAAACTCCGAGACGCCCATCGCCGGAGCCCGCGTGTGTCGCCAGGCTCGGGCCAAGTGGCAGGAAGACTTCGACCTGCGCCACGACCCGCACCGCCGCCCATACTACTGGCTCATTGGGGAGTTTGTGAATTTAGACAAGGGTACCGATACCGATGAGTGGGCCCTGGCCAATAATTACATTTCCATTGTGCCCTGTCAATTTGATCTGACTGCGTTGCATGCCATTGGGGAAATGAACTCGCAGTGGGACTTATCTACCACTGTGCCGGCAAATGCGCAGCCGGCCCCCACGCAGGGCAGTGCCACCCCTGCACCCGGCGAGTCTGCTGAGGGGCTAGGCTAG
- a CDS encoding DoxX family protein: MALFENRYKTHDLGLLILRVGIGVMFTIHGYPKLIGGPEAWAKVGSTMKLVGLDFAPAFWGLLAAIAEAVGGQLLAIGLFFRLACALLLGTMLMATIQHVSSGDGFQVYSHALEAAFLFMGLLFAGPGRYSLDQVLFPARRRLY; the protein is encoded by the coding sequence ATGGCCCTGTTTGAAAACCGCTACAAAACCCACGACCTAGGCCTCTTGATTCTGCGCGTGGGTATTGGGGTCATGTTTACCATTCATGGCTACCCTAAGCTTATTGGTGGCCCCGAGGCCTGGGCCAAAGTAGGGAGCACCATGAAGCTGGTTGGGCTTGATTTTGCGCCGGCCTTTTGGGGGCTGCTAGCGGCCATTGCCGAAGCCGTGGGCGGACAGCTACTAGCCATTGGGTTGTTCTTTAGGCTGGCTTGCGCCCTGTTACTGGGCACAATGCTCATGGCTACCATCCAGCACGTAAGCTCCGGCGATGGGTTTCAGGTGTATTCTCATGCCCTGGAAGCGGCCTTTTTGTTTATGGGCCTACTGTTTGCCGGGCCCGGTCGCTATAGCCTGGATCAAGTGCTGTTCCCGGCGCGCCGCCGGCTATACTAG